Sequence from the Sphingomonas koreensis genome:
GCGCTGCGGGGTCGAGCAGGGGCTGATCCGCGAGCAGCTCCCGGAATCGCGTGCGGTCGTGGCGGGGATCCGCGTTCGAGGGGTCCTCCACCCACGGCACGCCTGCGGCCGATACGATGGCGCGCAATTCGTCGCGCCGCCACGCCAGCAGCGGGCGCAGCACCGGATGATCCCCTTCGAACCGCCACGGCCGGATGCCGCTGAGCCCGGCCACCCCGGATGCGCGGTTGAGGCGCATCAGCAGCGTTTCGGCCTGATCGTCGGCATGGTGTGCGGTCAGCAGCGCATCCGCGCCGGCCGCTTCCACCCAGGCCGTCAGCGCGGCATAGCGTGCCTCGCGCGCGCCTTTCTGCACGCTGCTCCCGGTGATCGGGGCGGCCGGCTTCAGGATCGCGTGCGGCACGTCCAGCCTTGCGCAGACCGCCGCCACCATCGCCGCTTCGTCCGCGGCTTCCGCGCGGAGGCCATGATCGACCGTCGCCGCGCCGACGCGCCCGGGAAAGGCGGCCACAGCGAGCAGCAGCATCGCCATGCTGTCGGCCCCGCCCGATACGGCGAGGGCGATCGTCGCACTGGCAGGCAGGGCCTTGACTGCCGCTTCCGCGAACAGGCGATCGAGGTCCGCGGCGAACCGCGCGACCGTTTCCGGATCGGGCGGGTTCAGCGTGTCACTTGCACTTGCTGGCGGTGCGGCCGGTGGCGACATCTTTCTTCATCGCGTCGGAGATGCGGTCGCCATAGACCTGGCTGAGCTCGTCATAGACCTTGCACACCTCGCTCGCCGGCTTCTTCATCTTCACGAGCGACTGGGCGAGATAGTAGAGCGAGTCCGGCGCGCGTTCGCCGTTCGGCATCTTCTGATAACTCTCGAAGAAGGCGGTGGCGGCGAGCGCCGGCTTGCCCTGATCGAGCAGCGCCCGGCCAAGCAGGTTCTGCGAATAGCTGGCGCGGCGGTGCTTGGGATATTTCTGGACCACCGTGCGCAGCTCGGTGATCGCCTTGTCATATTGCTTGGCCTGCCACAGCCGATAGCCATAGACATAGCCGTCCTCGGCCGGATCGTCGCTCTTGGGCCGGTCGACCGCCACTGCGGGCGTCGTCGGCACGGTGGTGGCAGGACCCCCTACCGCAGGACGCGTCGGCGCGGGGCGCGTGCCGGTCACCGGCGCATCGTCCTCGGCGGGCGCGGCGCCGGCCTCCAGCGCCTTCAACCGCGCCTCGGTCGAACGCTTATAGGCGTTGAACGCCTCCTCGAGCTGGCGAAGGCGATACTGGCTCTGCTCGACCTGTCCGGTGATTTGCGACAGCTGCGATTCCACCGCACTGACTCGCGCGTTGAGATCGGCGACCGCGCTGGTCGCGGGCAAGCCCGGCGCGCCGGGCTGGCGTTCGGGCGGGGTGATCTGCGGCTCGATCGTCTGGCCCGCGCCACCCGGGAACACCTTGCGCTGAACCGCGCGCATTTCGCGCTCGAGCCGGTCGACCCGGCCTTCGATCCCGCCACCGGCGGCGCCGCGGCTGGTCTGCGCCGTCGCCGGCATCGCAACGCTTGCCAGCGCGGCCACCGCCGTGCCGAGCAACGCCATCTTTCCAATCAAACGCATCGAAATCCCCGCAGGCGCTAACATCCTCAACGCCTTATACATCACATGCCGAATCTGTCGCCACGCTTTACGGCGCGGTGCTGTTTCCGCCCGCCGGAGTCAGCGGGTCGACGGTCTGCGACTGCGCGGGCGGATCGAAGGCCGGCCGGAACGCCGGGGGCAGCGGCTGCGAACTGCGGTTTGCCGGCGTTGCGGACGCGGCCGGCGTCGGCGTGGCAGCCGGCGTCGCGCCCGATCCGCGCGCCTGAAGCGCGGCGGCGCTGATCGGCACGTCCTTGATCGCGCGGCCAGGTGTACCCAGCGGCGCTACGTCGGAACCGTTGACGGTCACGCGGATCGCCTCGGGACGGCCGAGATTGATCATCGGTCCGTTGGCGTTCTGCGGCACGTCATAGCGCTCGCCCGCCGCCATTTCCTTTTCGAACAGGCGTGTTCCGCTCGCGTCGTAGATGCGCAGCCAGACCGGCTCGGTCGCGGTCAGCGTCACCTGCCCGCCATTGGCGGGGGCTGCCGGAGAAGGCGCCGCTGCGGGCACCGCAAGCGGGGTCTCGGTCGGCAGGGGCTCGGGTTCGGGCGTGCCGCTGCTGCGGAACAGATCGGTGCCGTACCACAAGGCCAGCGCGGCGAGCAGCAGTACCGCGATCACCGCGCCTGCCCAGACCAGGCCGCTCGACGGTTCGCGCACCGGATCCTCGGGATCGTAGGTCTCATAGGCCTCGCGCGCCGCGAACATGCTCGAGGTCTCGGCGCGCAGCTCCTTCGCCAGCGCGACCTCGTCCGCGCCGATCGCGCGGGCATAGGATTTCACGAAGCCGACGGCGTAGGTGGGAGAGGGAAGGCCCGAATAGTCGGAGGTCTCGATCGCTTCGAGGTGGCGGAGCGGAATGCGCGTACGTGCGGCGATATCGGACAGCTCGAGCCCCTGCGCCAGCCGCGCATCGCGCAGCTTCTCGCCGACCTTCTCGGGGAAGAGCGTCGGGGTTTCGCCGGGTTCGCCGTCCATTCAATCTTTCTCCGGTCGCACTGGGGTTCGCCAGGGGGATGCAGGCCGTGCGGGGGTGTTCACCACCCGCCTGCCGCTGTCAACGCTGGGGAGGGAAAATGGTGCGGCATTCCATGCAGAGCATCACGCGAGTTCGACGCCGTGATCAGCCGCCCATTGCTCCAGCGCGGCGCGCATGTCCTGCGGCGGCCGGTCGAGCATGCCGCGCATCGCCGCGATCAGCTTCGCCCGGTCGAGCGAGCGCACCATCGCCTTGATTGGCCCGACCGCAGCCGGTGTGATCGACAGCCGGTCGATGCCGAGCCCGATCAGCGCCATCGCTTCCAGCGGCCGGCCGCCCATTTCGCCGCATACCGCCAGCGGCACATCGGCCTCCGCGGCTTCGGCCGTCACGCGGCGCAGGAAGCGCAGGATCGAGGGGCTGAGCCAGTCGTAGCGCACCGCCAATTTGGGATGGGCGCGGTCCGCAGCGAACAGGAACTGGGTCAGGTCGTTGGTGCCGACCGACAGGAAATCGAGCCGCGGCAGCAGCAGGTCGAGCACTTCGGCCAGCGCCGGCACTTCGAGCATCGCGCCATAGCGGATGTGCAGCGGAAGCTTGTGCCCGCGCGATTCCAGCCAGGCACGCTGCGTCTCGAACAGCGTGCGCGCTTCATCGAACTCCCAGGGCTCCGATACCATCGGGAACATGACGTTGAGGGTTCGCCCCGCCGCGGCCTCGAGCAGCGCGCGCGCCTGCACCTTCATCAGGCCTTCGCGGTCGAGCGCGAGCCGCAGCGCGCGCCAGCCCATCGCCGGATTCTCTTCCTCGCCATTCTCGTCATGGTCGAGATAGGGCAGTGCCTTGTCCCCGCCGATATCGACGGTGCGGAAGGTGACCGGGCGGTCGCCGGCGGCGTCGAGCACGTCCTTGTACAGCCGCCGCTGGCTGTCGCGCTGCGGCAACGTGGCGGAGACGAGGAACTGGAACTCGGTGCGGAACAGCCCGATCCCATCGGCGCCGGTCAGGTCGAGCGCCGCCACGTCGTCGCGAAGCCCGGCATTGACCATCACCGTCAGCCGGTGCCCGTCCGTCGTGACCGGGGCCTCGTTCTTGAGCGCGGCGAAGGCGGCGCGGCGCTTCTGCGTGACCAGCAGCTTGGCCTCGAACGCCTCGTCCATCGCCGCGGTGGGCCGGATGATCAGCGTATCCTCGGTCACGTCGACCAGCAGGCGATCGCCCTCCGCAATGAGCCGGCGGATGTCCTTGACGCGGCCCAGCACCGGCACCCCCATCGCGCGGGCGACGATGGTGACGTGCGCGGTCAGCGACCCCTCTTCCAGCACCACGCCCTTGAGGCGGCGGCGGTCATATTCGAGCAGTTCGGCCGGGCCGAGGTTGCGCGCGATCAGGATCGAATCCTGTCGCAGGCCCAGTTGCGCCGCGGTGCCGAGCTGGCCCGAGACGATGCGGAGCAGCCGGTTGGACAGATCCTCCAGGTCGTGCATGCGATCGCGCAGCAGCGGATCGTCGATCTGGCGCATGCGCATGCGGGTGCGCTGCTGGACGCGCTCGATCGCAGCCTCGGCGGTCAGGCCTGAATCGATCGCCTCGTTGATGCGGCGGCTCCAGCCTTCGTCATAGGCGAACATCTTGTAGGTCTCGAGAACCTCTTCATGTTCGCCGCCGCCGCCGAACTCGGCCTGGCTGGTCATGCGGTCGATCTGCTCGCGCATCTTGTCGAACGCGGCATAGACGCGATGGCGCTCGGCCTCGATATCCTCCGCGACCGTATGTTCGATGATGATGCGCGGCTGGTGGAACACGGCGGCGCCGGCGGCCATGCCCTCGACCAGCTTGAAGCCCGGCACGCGCGCGGTCCCGGTCGATTGCAGCCGGGTGGTGCCGCCGCCGCCCGCCGGGTCGATCAGCCCGGCATTGGCGATCAGTTCGGACAATACCATCGCCACCGTCTGCAGCGCCTCGATCTCGACCTCGTCATATTTGCGGGGGTCGGCATGCTGGACGGCGAGGACGCCGACGGCGCGCTCCTTGCGGATGATCGGAACGCCGGCATAGCTGTGGAACCGGTCTTCGCCCGTTTCGGGGCGATAGGCGAAGTCAGGATGCGCCGCGGCCTCGTCGAGGTTCAGCGTCTCGACATTGGCCGCGATCGTGCCGGTCAGGCCCTCGCCCATCGCGAGCTTGGTGACGTGGACCGCTTCCTGCGCCAGGCCACGGGTGGCGAACAGCTCCAGCGCGCCCTCGCGCAGCAGGTAGATCGAACAGACCTCGCTGTTCAGCGCCTCGCCGATGATGTTGACGACCGAGTTCAGCTTGCCCTGGGCCGCGGCGCGCGACGCCATCACATCGTGCAGCCGTGTCAGGATTTCGCGGGCGGAGGCGGCGGCGGAAACGGGCATGGTATCGCGCTATCAGATCGACGCGGGCACGCCAATCGGTTCGGCGCGTGCGATACGCCCGGACCGAAGGGGATTTTCAGCGGGAGGCGAGGGCGGTCCGGCCTCCGGTGACCCGGGTGTTCGCCGTAAAGACGGCGCGATCATAGGTGAGCCTGGGCGCAGCCGGCGCGGATGCGGTGAGCCGGGGCGCGATGGCCGGGCTTCCCGCCCGCCACGCCACCAGATCCGCGCGATAGGCATCGTAGCGGGCATAGAATTCGCCGAAGGGCCGGTCGATCGCGGTGATTGCGGTGCCTGCAAAGCCGCCGATCGCTCCCGGCGCCAGTGCCGCAGCCTGATGCAGCAACGGGCCCGCCTGCGCACAGAAACGCGCAAGCACCGGCGGCTGCGCGAAATAATTGTAGAGCCGGGTCATCGCGGGATCGAATGCCGCCATGCCGCCATGCTCGGCGGCCAGCGCGCGGTGCGCCGCCGCCAGCGTCTGACGCTGGGTGTTCAGCAGCTTGTTATAGGCGGGCACGAGCGAGGTGTCGGGGCAGCTCAGCGCCGCGACATTGAACGCCGCGCGCAGGTGCCAGAT
This genomic interval carries:
- the ptsP gene encoding phosphoenolpyruvate--protein phosphotransferase — protein: MPVSAAASAREILTRLHDVMASRAAAQGKLNSVVNIIGEALNSEVCSIYLLREGALELFATRGLAQEAVHVTKLAMGEGLTGTIAANVETLNLDEAAAHPDFAYRPETGEDRFHSYAGVPIIRKERAVGVLAVQHADPRKYDEVEIEALQTVAMVLSELIANAGLIDPAGGGGTTRLQSTGTARVPGFKLVEGMAAGAAVFHQPRIIIEHTVAEDIEAERHRVYAAFDKMREQIDRMTSQAEFGGGGEHEEVLETYKMFAYDEGWSRRINEAIDSGLTAEAAIERVQQRTRMRMRQIDDPLLRDRMHDLEDLSNRLLRIVSGQLGTAAQLGLRQDSILIARNLGPAELLEYDRRRLKGVVLEEGSLTAHVTIVARAMGVPVLGRVKDIRRLIAEGDRLLVDVTEDTLIIRPTAAMDEAFEAKLLVTQKRRAAFAALKNEAPVTTDGHRLTVMVNAGLRDDVAALDLTGADGIGLFRTEFQFLVSATLPQRDSQRRLYKDVLDAAGDRPVTFRTVDIGGDKALPYLDHDENGEEENPAMGWRALRLALDREGLMKVQARALLEAAAGRTLNVMFPMVSEPWEFDEARTLFETQRAWLESRGHKLPLHIRYGAMLEVPALAEVLDLLLPRLDFLSVGTNDLTQFLFAADRAHPKLAVRYDWLSPSILRFLRRVTAEAAEADVPLAVCGEMGGRPLEAMALIGLGIDRLSITPAAVGPIKAMVRSLDRAKLIAAMRGMLDRPPQDMRAALEQWAADHGVELA
- a CDS encoding tetratricopeptide repeat protein, coding for MRLIGKMALLGTAVAALASVAMPATAQTSRGAAGGGIEGRVDRLEREMRAVQRKVFPGGAGQTIEPQITPPERQPGAPGLPATSAVADLNARVSAVESQLSQITGQVEQSQYRLRQLEEAFNAYKRSTEARLKALEAGAAPAEDDAPVTGTRPAPTRPAVGGPATTVPTTPAVAVDRPKSDDPAEDGYVYGYRLWQAKQYDKAITELRTVVQKYPKHRRASYSQNLLGRALLDQGKPALAATAFFESYQKMPNGERAPDSLYYLAQSLVKMKKPASEVCKVYDELSQVYGDRISDAMKKDVATGRTASKCK
- a CDS encoding helix-turn-helix domain-containing protein; the protein is MDGEPGETPTLFPEKVGEKLRDARLAQGLELSDIAARTRIPLRHLEAIETSDYSGLPSPTYAVGFVKSYARAIGADEVALAKELRAETSSMFAAREAYETYDPEDPVREPSSGLVWAGAVIAVLLLAALALWYGTDLFRSSGTPEPEPLPTETPLAVPAAAPSPAAPANGGQVTLTATEPVWLRIYDASGTRLFEKEMAAGERYDVPQNANGPMINLGRPEAIRVTVNGSDVAPLGTPGRAIKDVPISAAALQARGSGATPAATPTPAASATPANRSSQPLPPAFRPAFDPPAQSQTVDPLTPAGGNSTAP
- the tilS gene encoding tRNA lysidine(34) synthetase TilS encodes the protein MSPPAAPPASASDTLNPPDPETVARFAADLDRLFAEAAVKALPASATIALAVSGGADSMAMLLLAVAAFPGRVGAATVDHGLRAEAADEAAMVAAVCARLDVPHAILKPAAPITGSSVQKGAREARYAALTAWVEAAGADALLTAHHADDQAETLLMRLNRASGVAGLSGIRPWRFEGDHPVLRPLLAWRRDELRAIVSAAGVPWVEDPSNADPRHDRTRFRELLADQPLLDPAALARSAAYLGEAETALDALAETLRAERWSPGKGLLRAGDLPREMQRRLVRAAIAEVRSAIGITAPAFSESTNIEALLDALAGGKAATQAGVLASPERDGRWHFAPAPPRRSL